Proteins encoded in a region of the Paenibacillus sp. W2I17 genome:
- a CDS encoding GGDEF domain-containing protein encodes MFTQIGQIAEPIPVVQSDTKCDIVYHLFKSNPSLEGIAVMGEKVVSLMMRPRFFQQIGTQYGYNLYMGRPVELVMNTQALVVDYSEQITDVSVLAMDRDEGEIYDLVLVTSGESFFGAVSIRRLLLAVADVRAEMAIFMNPLTGLPGNHIIDERLSQALQMDQFSVLYVDLDQFKSYNDSYGFKMGDQLIQATANLLRKLFVPPEAFLGHIGGDDFITILNHHDYKYISEEVILGFEEMKRTFYNEHDWHHQYVLGEGRSGLNRPIPLVSVSIAVVTNSKQKYENIDQIIDEATRIKKSCKAIAGSIICANDIISHPC; translated from the coding sequence ATGTTTACGCAAATAGGCCAGATTGCTGAACCAATTCCTGTAGTACAATCTGATACAAAATGTGATATCGTCTATCATCTTTTCAAGTCCAATCCTAGTCTGGAAGGTATAGCTGTTATGGGGGAGAAGGTTGTGTCATTAATGATGCGGCCCCGATTCTTTCAGCAGATTGGCACCCAGTATGGCTATAATCTGTATATGGGACGTCCTGTAGAACTGGTGATGAACACGCAGGCACTGGTCGTGGATTATTCGGAACAGATTACAGATGTCAGTGTTCTAGCCATGGACCGAGATGAAGGGGAAATATATGATCTTGTGTTGGTCACGTCAGGAGAAAGTTTCTTTGGAGCTGTGAGTATTCGGCGTTTGCTACTTGCTGTTGCTGATGTACGGGCTGAAATGGCGATTTTTATGAACCCGCTGACTGGTCTTCCTGGTAATCATATCATAGATGAAAGGCTGTCTCAGGCTCTTCAGATGGACCAATTTAGCGTACTGTACGTTGATCTTGATCAATTCAAATCCTACAATGATAGCTACGGCTTCAAAATGGGGGATCAGCTTATTCAGGCGACAGCTAACTTGCTTCGCAAGCTATTTGTTCCCCCTGAAGCTTTTCTTGGACATATCGGTGGTGATGATTTTATTACAATCCTGAATCACCATGATTACAAATATATTAGTGAGGAAGTCATCTTAGGTTTTGAGGAAATGAAAAGGACATTCTACAACGAACATGATTGGCATCATCAATATGTTCTGGGGGAAGGACGTTCCGGGCTAAATCGGCCCATTCCTCTCGTGTCGGTATCCATCGCCGTTGTAACCAATAGCAAGCAAAAATATGAAAACATAGATCAGATTATTGATGAGGCTACACGCATCAAAAAAAGTTGTAAAGCGATTGCTGGCAGTATCATCTGTGCAAATGATATCATCAGTCATCCATGTTAG
- the spo0A gene encoding sporulation transcription factor Spo0A — MQKIEVLLADDNREFTNLLAEYISEQEDMEVTGIAYNGEEVLQLLEQTRDVPDVLILDIIMPHLDGLGVLERLRNLNLSPQPKVIMLTAFGQENITQRAVQLGASYYILKPFDMEVLANRVRQLVGTQTAMSTSSGSSMFMKSNVVPMGKHKNLDASITSIIHEIGVPAHIKGYQYLREAITMVYNNIEILGAITKTLYPAIAEKFKTTPSRVERAIRHAIEVAWTRGNIDSISHLFGYTINISKSKPTNSEFIAMVADKLRIEHKVS, encoded by the coding sequence TTGCAAAAAATTGAGGTATTGCTGGCCGATGATAATCGTGAATTTACGAATTTGCTTGCCGAATATATATCTGAGCAGGAAGATATGGAAGTAACCGGTATTGCATACAATGGAGAAGAAGTACTGCAATTGCTGGAGCAAACTCGGGATGTGCCGGATGTATTGATTCTGGATATTATCATGCCTCATCTGGACGGTCTGGGTGTGCTTGAGCGCTTGCGCAACCTGAACCTGTCTCCACAGCCTAAAGTCATTATGCTTACGGCATTCGGACAAGAGAATATCACACAGCGTGCCGTGCAACTCGGAGCTTCTTATTACATTCTCAAGCCGTTTGACATGGAAGTGCTTGCGAATCGTGTGCGTCAACTGGTGGGAACACAGACGGCGATGTCCACAAGCAGCGGATCATCCATGTTCATGAAATCCAATGTTGTGCCAATGGGCAAACACAAAAATCTGGATGCAAGCATTACGTCCATCATACATGAAATCGGCGTTCCTGCGCATATTAAAGGATATCAGTATTTGCGCGAAGCCATTACGATGGTGTATAACAATATCGAAATTTTGGGAGCCATCACCAAAACACTGTATCCGGCGATTGCCGAAAAATTTAAAACCACGCCGTCCCGCGTCGAACGTGCGATCCGTCATGCCATTGAGGTGGCGTGGACGCGTGGTAACATCGACAGCATCAGCCACTTGTTTGGTTACACGATCAACATCAGCAAGTCGAAGCCGACAAATTCGGAATTCATCGCCATGGTTGCTGACAAGCTGAGAATTGAGCATAAGGTAAGCTGA
- a CDS encoding AraC family transcriptional regulator, with translation MKYKFPTSTFVLTIQGDAGVTIDNQTYEVSRFYIFHGGKGSKLVIQAGESGLRLYYLMYKANLPSGGRNDLGRLMERINPFQMNYGFTPDMPTILYEQLKEMHFLWDQKNPIQHFQTKSLFYAFVEQISSQIPRISNRYPSIMDQVSKVIEIVESSYTQPLTLHVLAEMIGTSPRSLSRKFKQSTGYSPIDYLIQFRLFKAKEMLLQTDATLDEIAAGIGYPDGYYLGRMFKKHTGLSPLQFKEKTSAPLYWPDLTSGVARNDIFRGGSGRYVYTDGDNHYQYKHGGSLNMNRQTRTGMLLSILLSLTLLLSACSTGVASNSSGDASGSKSASSSTKTVTAENQSKSSVPRTVSTVKGDITIPAEPKRIVVDLYLGSLIALGIKPVGTPEMNLKNPYFIKSLEGVQNIGEYETISLEKVLELEPDLIVTGNPDLFDSFSKIAPTLVVPYGELKNTHEEIAYFGEVLNKEKESEAWLADYDARIADAKKRVGEAIDPQAEVSVMQFYDKAPLAFGDNFGRGGQAVYSALGMNPPADKKEILMKDQLVEVSSEAIPEFAGDYIILTADNLTLEELKSKPVWSSLDAVKNDRVFIWSPDRSWYFDPIATLDQTEELAAWFTKISEPN, from the coding sequence ATGAAATACAAATTTCCGACAAGTACCTTTGTACTCACCATTCAGGGTGATGCTGGAGTGACGATTGACAATCAAACATATGAAGTGAGTCGCTTTTATATTTTCCATGGGGGAAAAGGGAGTAAGTTGGTGATTCAAGCAGGCGAATCCGGATTGCGCCTATATTACTTGATGTACAAAGCAAACCTGCCTAGTGGAGGGAGAAATGATCTGGGAAGGTTAATGGAGCGTATCAATCCTTTCCAAATGAACTATGGCTTTACCCCCGATATGCCAACCATTCTATATGAGCAATTGAAAGAGATGCACTTTTTGTGGGATCAAAAGAACCCTATTCAGCACTTTCAGACCAAGAGTTTGTTCTATGCATTTGTGGAGCAGATCTCATCACAGATTCCTCGTATATCCAATCGCTATCCAAGTATTATGGATCAGGTCAGCAAAGTCATTGAAATTGTAGAGTCTTCCTACACCCAGCCACTTACACTTCATGTTTTGGCAGAAATGATCGGTACCAGCCCAAGAAGTTTGTCACGCAAGTTCAAGCAGTCGACGGGATATAGTCCCATTGATTATCTGATTCAGTTTCGTTTGTTCAAAGCCAAGGAGATGTTGCTGCAAACGGACGCCACATTGGATGAGATCGCAGCAGGGATCGGTTATCCTGATGGATATTATTTGGGACGTATGTTCAAGAAACATACTGGTCTTTCTCCTTTGCAATTTAAAGAAAAGACCTCAGCACCCCTATATTGGCCTGATCTGACATCAGGCGTGGCGCGAAATGACATTTTCAGAGGTGGAAGTGGAAGGTATGTTTATACTGATGGTGATAATCATTATCAATATAAGCATGGAGGGTCATTAAATATGAACAGACAGACAAGAACGGGAATGCTGCTTAGCATTTTACTAAGTCTTACGTTACTGCTAAGTGCCTGCTCTACAGGTGTTGCCAGTAATTCAAGCGGGGATGCATCCGGAAGCAAAAGTGCGTCAAGTTCCACGAAGACAGTAACAGCGGAGAATCAAAGCAAATCATCGGTACCCCGCACAGTCTCAACGGTGAAGGGAGATATTACAATTCCGGCTGAACCTAAACGGATTGTGGTTGACTTGTATCTGGGAAGTCTGATCGCCCTGGGGATTAAACCTGTGGGTACACCCGAGATGAACCTGAAAAATCCTTATTTTATCAAATCACTTGAGGGCGTGCAGAATATAGGTGAATATGAAACCATTTCTCTCGAAAAGGTGTTGGAACTTGAACCGGATCTCATTGTGACAGGTAATCCTGATTTATTTGATTCCTTTAGCAAGATTGCACCTACCTTGGTTGTACCTTATGGTGAATTGAAAAACACCCACGAAGAAATTGCCTATTTCGGTGAAGTACTAAATAAAGAAAAAGAATCTGAGGCATGGTTAGCCGATTATGACGCAAGAATTGCAGATGCTAAGAAACGTGTTGGTGAGGCAATTGATCCGCAGGCCGAGGTGTCGGTCATGCAGTTCTATGATAAAGCACCGTTGGCCTTTGGAGATAATTTTGGTCGGGGAGGTCAGGCAGTCTATAGCGCGCTTGGTATGAATCCTCCTGCAGATAAAAAAGAGATCTTAATGAAGGATCAACTGGTTGAAGTTTCATCAGAAGCGATTCCTGAATTTGCCGGAGACTACATTATTCTAACAGCGGACAATCTGACCCTGGAAGAGTTGAAATCGAAACCGGTCTGGAGTTCACTGGATGCCGTTAAAAATGATCGTGTGTTTATCTGGAGCCCGGATCGTTCATGGTACTTTGACCCGATTGCAACATTGGATCAAACAGAGGAATTGGCCGCGTGGTTTACGAAGATCTCTGAACCAAATTAA
- a CDS encoding AraC family transcriptional regulator: MQLDEQMKCWNHAAVKVLDIRRIVMEAGAQLSSYTLPANGFIYTIRGSAVLQLDGQTYKAERFYMLHGAKGSSLDIQTNEDFEYMLLYYRAFLAFPSYRKKWLLAQPEVAPFSLQYGFAPSSPLGLLRYLDELEGAWIQSGSLDLLHTKSLFYQFIHEMMVQLAEQEIKTELADPVKQTLRYIQNHYREQVTLDFLAEQFNYSSRHLSMQFKRQTGYSPIDYLIQTRIAKARNLLVRSDATLSEIAAEVGYSDVYYFSRIFKKHVGISPIQYQRKIREEARAEDRPLVISESSIGRRWKSGYIDYENHYQYIDGGSTPMKRRKTSSSMIMVALLSITMLLAACSPGTVTTPTAGEGTGASSNNSSTAVSSDTGSQTNKDNETRTVSTVKGDVVVPANPKRVVVLYLQGDVVALGVKPIATSDVYDGAAYKSELEGVNALGTWFEPNPEAVIDLDPDLIIVPSEETYTLLKDIAPTVYIPYEKLTTEERLHDIASIFGKEQEAETLLTNLNNKVEESKKTLADAGILDKTISIVEGGLKGMVIVESKQFGRGSQAVYEYLGMKAPEVVQKKIDVVSDAAGSTISMEVLPEYIGDYVFRSVYEGADNLTDNPIWSSISAIKEGRLIEIDFDFFYYSDIYSINKQLDFVVEKLLAAPRAQ, encoded by the coding sequence ATGCAATTAGACGAACAGATGAAATGCTGGAATCATGCCGCTGTTAAGGTTCTGGATATACGCCGAATCGTTATGGAGGCAGGGGCACAACTGAGTTCCTACACACTTCCGGCAAATGGTTTTATATATACGATTCGAGGATCGGCTGTGCTTCAGTTGGATGGACAAACATACAAGGCAGAGCGGTTCTACATGCTTCATGGGGCCAAAGGATCTTCACTGGATATCCAAACCAACGAAGATTTCGAATATATGCTGCTCTATTACAGAGCATTCCTTGCCTTTCCTAGTTATCGTAAAAAGTGGTTATTGGCACAGCCGGAAGTTGCACCGTTCTCTTTGCAATATGGATTTGCACCGAGTAGTCCGCTGGGGTTATTACGTTACCTTGATGAGCTTGAGGGTGCATGGATTCAATCTGGCAGTCTGGATCTGCTTCATACAAAAAGTTTATTTTACCAGTTCATTCATGAAATGATGGTTCAGTTGGCAGAGCAGGAGATCAAAACAGAGCTTGCTGACCCGGTGAAACAAACACTTCGTTATATACAGAACCATTATAGGGAACAGGTCACGCTTGATTTCCTGGCTGAACAGTTCAACTACAGCTCCCGACATTTATCCATGCAATTCAAACGACAGACGGGTTACAGTCCCATTGATTATTTAATTCAGACTCGAATCGCCAAGGCTCGAAATCTGCTTGTACGATCTGATGCAACGCTGAGTGAAATTGCAGCAGAAGTGGGTTATTCGGATGTGTATTATTTTAGTCGTATCTTCAAAAAACATGTGGGGATCTCTCCGATTCAGTATCAACGAAAGATAAGAGAAGAAGCGAGAGCAGAGGATCGTCCATTGGTAATCTCTGAATCGTCCATTGGCCGAAGATGGAAGTCGGGATATATTGATTATGAGAATCATTATCAATATATAGACGGAGGGTCTACACCAATGAAAAGAAGAAAAACAAGTTCCAGTATGATTATGGTTGCATTATTGAGCATAACGATGCTCCTCGCAGCCTGCTCTCCAGGTACAGTAACAACACCAACAGCTGGCGAAGGAACGGGTGCCAGTTCCAATAACAGCAGTACGGCAGTATCATCAGATACAGGAAGCCAGACGAACAAAGACAATGAAACACGCACGGTCTCAACGGTTAAGGGTGACGTAGTTGTTCCAGCGAATCCAAAACGGGTTGTTGTATTGTATCTCCAGGGGGATGTCGTCGCACTTGGAGTTAAGCCAATCGCTACCTCAGATGTATATGACGGAGCTGCATACAAGAGTGAGCTAGAGGGTGTAAACGCATTGGGTACCTGGTTTGAACCGAATCCTGAAGCAGTCATTGATCTTGATCCGGATCTGATCATTGTTCCTTCAGAAGAGACATATACGTTATTAAAAGATATTGCACCTACGGTATATATTCCGTATGAGAAATTGACTACAGAAGAGAGACTTCATGATATAGCGAGTATCTTTGGCAAAGAGCAGGAAGCCGAGACGTTACTCACCAATCTCAACAACAAAGTCGAAGAGAGTAAAAAAACTCTTGCAGATGCAGGCATACTGGACAAAACAATCTCCATTGTGGAGGGCGGTTTGAAAGGTATGGTTATAGTGGAGAGCAAACAATTTGGCCGTGGATCTCAGGCGGTATATGAGTACTTGGGAATGAAAGCACCTGAAGTCGTACAGAAAAAAATCGACGTGGTTTCGGACGCGGCAGGCTCCACGATCTCCATGGAAGTCCTTCCAGAATATATCGGAGACTATGTGTTTCGCTCTGTCTATGAAGGGGCAGATAACTTGACGGATAATCCAATATGGAGCAGCATCTCTGCGATCAAAGAAGGTCGTCTGATTGAGATTGATTTCGATTTCTTCTATTATTCGGATATCTATTCAATTAATAAACAACTTGATTTTGTCGTTGAAAAGCTGTTGGCGGCACCAAGAGCGCAATAG
- a CDS encoding NAD(P)/FAD-dependent oxidoreductase has protein sequence MNQQLELYDVTIIGGGPAGMYSAFYSGMRDMKTKLIEARDRLGGRMLFYPEKMIWDVGGVTPILCEDLIKQLEEQARTFEPTLVFEQQIEGFERQPDGTILLTSATGEQHWTRTVIMAIGYGIYKMAKLELEGADRYEVSNLHYTVQELEPFRGKRVLISGGGDSAVDWANELEALAEQVTVVHRRDRFGGLERNVLRMRDSSVDVRTPYAVETLHSMSGDVIEQVTISHVDTGETELLEVDAVIVNHGMKSDFGPIRDWGLDLGEWHVTTTERLQTNIPGVFAAGDFVDYGSKLYLIAGTFTDAALAVNSAKLYMDPEAEKVAYVSSHNSRFKEKNKALGVVEE, from the coding sequence ATGAATCAGCAGTTGGAACTTTATGATGTAACCATTATCGGCGGTGGCCCTGCGGGCATGTACTCTGCCTTTTATAGCGGCATGCGAGATATGAAGACCAAGTTGATTGAGGCACGTGACAGATTGGGCGGTCGCATGCTCTTTTATCCGGAGAAAATGATCTGGGATGTCGGGGGTGTGACGCCAATTCTGTGTGAAGATCTGATCAAACAATTGGAAGAACAGGCAAGAACTTTTGAGCCAACCCTCGTATTTGAACAACAGATCGAAGGATTCGAGCGTCAACCTGATGGCACAATTCTGTTAACTTCTGCAACAGGTGAGCAACACTGGACACGTACCGTCATTATGGCAATCGGATATGGTATATATAAAATGGCCAAGCTGGAGCTTGAAGGTGCAGACCGTTACGAGGTTAGCAATCTCCACTATACCGTGCAAGAACTGGAGCCATTCCGTGGTAAACGCGTGTTGATCTCGGGTGGAGGCGACTCTGCTGTGGACTGGGCGAATGAACTGGAAGCCCTGGCAGAGCAAGTTACGGTTGTGCATCGTCGTGACCGCTTTGGCGGGTTGGAGCGTAATGTACTGCGTATGAGAGACTCCTCTGTAGATGTCCGTACACCTTACGCGGTAGAGACCTTGCATAGTATGAGTGGTGATGTGATTGAACAGGTGACCATCTCACACGTGGACACAGGTGAAACTGAACTGCTTGAAGTCGATGCTGTCATTGTAAACCACGGCATGAAGAGTGACTTTGGTCCAATCCGGGATTGGGGACTTGATCTTGGCGAATGGCATGTCACTACAACGGAGAGATTACAAACCAATATTCCTGGTGTTTTTGCCGCAGGTGATTTTGTAGATTATGGCAGCAAACTGTACCTGATTGCGGGTACTTTCACTGATGCAGCTCTAGCGGTAAACAGTGCGAAGCTTTACATGGACCCTGAAGCAGAAAAAGTCGCTTATGTTTCTTCCCATAACAGTCGCTTTAAGGAGAAAAATAAAGCCCTTGGTGTTGTAGAAGAATAA